From Acidimicrobiia bacterium, a single genomic window includes:
- a CDS encoding O-acetylhomoserine aminocarboxypropyltransferase/cysteine synthase has translation MTNHFETKAIHSGYEPDSNTLSRAVPIYRTNSYVFNNTEHAANLFSLKELGNIYTRIMNPTQDALEKRIADLEGGAAALALASGTSAIFYSIINICKHGDEVVAASNLYGGTHVQLNNILPQFGINTKFVDVKDLSSFENAINEKTRVIFIETIGNPTLDVADIEGISKIAKKHNLPLVVDSTFTTPYLLNPIEHGANIVIHSLTKWIGGQGTGIGGIVVDAGNFDWTDKKFELFNEPEASYNNLRFAHDLGPLNPVAYILRMRLVPLRNLGACIAPDNAWLFLQGLETLALRMERHCENTLKVSKWLENHPKVSWVKYPGLESDPNFEIANKYLPKGKGSVVVFGHKDGRDGAEKFINNLELFSHVANVGDAKSLAIHPASTTHSQLSQDTQLSSGGLTPDLVRLSIGIEHIDDILADLEQAL, from the coding sequence ATGACAAACCATTTTGAAACAAAAGCAATACATTCTGGTTACGAGCCAGACAGCAATACACTTTCTAGAGCTGTACCAATATATAGAACTAATTCTTATGTATTTAACAACACAGAACACGCCGCCAATTTATTTAGCCTAAAAGAATTAGGCAATATTTATACTCGAATAATGAACCCGACCCAAGACGCATTAGAAAAGCGAATTGCTGATTTAGAAGGGGGAGCCGCAGCCTTAGCTTTGGCCTCTGGAACTTCAGCAATTTTCTATTCAATAATAAATATTTGTAAACATGGTGATGAAGTTGTTGCTGCAAGCAACCTATATGGTGGAACACACGTGCAGCTTAATAATATTTTGCCTCAGTTTGGGATAAATACAAAATTTGTAGATGTTAAAGACTTATCTAGTTTTGAAAATGCTATTAACGAGAAAACCAGAGTGATCTTTATTGAAACAATTGGTAACCCTACTTTAGACGTTGCAGACATTGAAGGCATTAGCAAAATTGCTAAAAAGCATAACTTGCCACTTGTTGTGGACTCTACTTTTACTACACCATATTTATTAAACCCTATTGAACATGGTGCAAATATTGTAATTCACTCGCTCACGAAATGGATTGGTGGACAGGGTACTGGTATTGGTGGAATTGTTGTCGATGCTGGTAATTTCGATTGGACTGACAAGAAATTCGAACTGTTTAATGAGCCTGAAGCTAGCTATAATAATCTTCGTTTTGCTCACGATCTAGGACCCCTTAACCCGGTTGCATATATACTCAGGATGAGGCTAGTACCCCTAAGGAATTTAGGCGCCTGTATAGCACCAGATAATGCTTGGCTTTTCCTTCAAGGTTTAGAGACATTGGCTTTGAGAATGGAACGTCATTGTGAAAATACTTTGAAGGTTTCAAAGTGGTTAGAAAATCATCCTAAAGTTTCATGGGTAAAATATCCTGGTCTTGAAAGTGATCCTAACTTCGAGATCGCTAATAAGTATTTGCCAAAAGGTAAAGGTTCTGTAGTGGTATTTGGTCACAAGGATGGAAGAGATGGGGCAGAGAAGTTTATTAATAATTTGGAACTGTTCTCGCATGTTGCAAATGTTGGAGATGCAAAAAGTCTTGCTATTCATCCTGCCAGTACGACTCATAGCCAACTTTCGCAAGATACACAGCTAAGTTCAGGAGGATTAACTCCAGACCTAGTTAGGCTATCAATAGGTATTGAACATATCGATGACATACTCGCAGACTTAGAACAAGCTCTATAA
- a CDS encoding LD-carboxypeptidase, protein MQIQALKPGDTIGLVSLSDATDTPELLERIRRGSQYYNILGFEVKSNQDFLINYKGAAENIQNRAIALHEAILDENVKLVLPLRGGTYFNQLLYDIDYDLICENPKWYGGFSDTSALINLVSSKAKLPTMHGLDVVWHISEYKSFPNWLIDQHKKVLFDPYNFSFKLDSGHKLKDLRNKTLMNNFRSNNVTFRGKLMGGHLGSTPALMGHKCFVDKDLILLLETTLSNEHTLKLLYGLLELDLFKNVNGVILGFSEFDEENYECKTHVDHISLYEALEEILNIANKKYDKNIGLVKTNLFGHETNNILFPLGIDMEFDSNLTVLRAV, encoded by the coding sequence ATGCAAATACAAGCTTTAAAACCCGGAGATACAATTGGTCTGGTTTCACTTTCTGATGCAACAGACACACCAGAATTACTTGAAAGAATCAGACGCGGTAGTCAGTATTATAATATTCTTGGATTTGAAGTTAAATCAAATCAAGATTTTTTGATTAACTATAAAGGTGCAGCTGAGAATATACAGAATAGGGCCATAGCATTACACGAAGCAATTTTAGATGAAAATGTAAAGTTGGTTTTGCCCTTAAGAGGTGGGACATACTTTAACCAGTTGTTGTACGATATTGACTATGACTTGATTTGTGAAAATCCAAAATGGTATGGAGGGTTTTCGGATACATCTGCACTGATCAACTTAGTTTCTAGCAAAGCAAAACTACCTACAATGCATGGGCTAGATGTTGTTTGGCACATTAGTGAATACAAATCATTTCCAAATTGGTTGATTGATCAACATAAAAAAGTCCTATTTGACCCATACAATTTTTCTTTCAAACTAGATAGTGGTCATAAGCTAAAAGATTTAAGAAATAAGACACTAATGAATAATTTTAGATCTAACAACGTTACTTTTAGAGGAAAGCTTATGGGTGGACATTTAGGTTCTACTCCAGCATTGATGGGTCATAAATGTTTTGTTGATAAAGATCTGATATTGCTTTTAGAAACAACATTAAGCAATGAACACACTTTGAAATTACTTTACGGTTTGCTAGAACTAGATTTATTTAAAAATGTAAATGGAGTAATTTTAGGTTTCAGTGAATTTGATGAAGAAAACTATGAATGCAAAACCCATGTCGACCATATTTCTCTATACGAAGCTTTAGAAGAAATACTAAATATTGCAAATAAGAAATACGACAAAAATATTGGTCTTGTAAAAACAAACCTGTTTGGTCACGAAACAAATAATATATTATTTCCACTAGGTATTGATATGGAGTTCGATTCAAATTTAACAGTTTTGAGGGCTGTCTAA
- a CDS encoding MFS transporter produces the protein MKNYIKSMFHLPYLHNKNISIIYFTYFAASLWFMLGMWYVYFLKIVAPEQIALVHTIGFIIGISMDIPSGYMADKIGRKHFLAIGLLLFSIGIGLFAFITNIWQMIIFEMITQTGIAFITGAQEAVLYDTIYAIEKDKSKVGEIFALIYSRCRMIVNFGLIISPLVGGVLYRFSDKAGWLLMSGFCFVAFLLTLTLTNHQQRGESIEIKILTHTKDSFKIFASKTNRYLIPAILLLSGIAFISDWGIFPQGSMERAGYTPLGISIFFAVIYTLSIISNHYLPSVAKKLGNYLGFKYYGILTVVMLLLGAGIYFVAPRAIVIVLGLFTITSSLFVSYLTIVVSDISNETNRATMLSMSGFSSKFLYMFSAPIVGLSFASNKPEYSWLGFAIIIFISVLMISKIWKKYSI, from the coding sequence ATGAAGAATTACATAAAGTCAATGTTTCATTTGCCATATCTACATAACAAAAATATTTCAATCATATACTTTACCTATTTTGCTGCTTCGCTTTGGTTCATGTTGGGAATGTGGTACGTATATTTTTTAAAAATTGTTGCACCAGAGCAAATAGCTTTAGTACATACTATTGGTTTTATTATAGGTATTTCTATGGATATACCTTCAGGTTACATGGCTGATAAAATTGGTAGAAAACATTTTTTAGCAATAGGTTTATTACTCTTCAGTATCGGGATTGGTCTATTTGCTTTCATTACGAATATATGGCAAATGATTATTTTTGAAATGATCACACAGACCGGCATTGCTTTTATTACAGGTGCGCAAGAAGCTGTACTATACGACACTATTTATGCAATAGAAAAAGATAAATCTAAAGTTGGTGAAATATTTGCTCTCATATATTCGAGATGTAGAATGATTGTGAACTTTGGATTAATAATTTCACCATTGGTCGGAGGAGTTTTATACAGATTTAGCGATAAAGCAGGTTGGTTATTAATGTCTGGATTTTGTTTTGTAGCCTTCCTGTTGACATTAACTTTGACTAATCATCAGCAACGTGGCGAAAGTATTGAAATAAAAATACTTACACACACAAAAGATTCTTTCAAAATTTTTGCATCCAAAACTAATAGGTATTTAATACCTGCAATTTTACTGTTATCTGGAATTGCTTTTATTTCAGACTGGGGAATTTTCCCTCAAGGATCCATGGAGCGTGCTGGTTATACACCATTGGGGATAAGTATATTTTTTGCGGTTATTTATACATTAAGCATTATTTCTAATCACTATCTACCAAGTGTCGCCAAAAAATTAGGCAACTATCTTGGATTTAAATATTATGGAATACTAACTGTTGTGATGCTTCTTTTAGGTGCTGGTATATACTTTGTGGCACCACGTGCAATAGTTATTGTACTAGGCCTTTTTACTATTACATCGTCACTTTTCGTTAGCTATCTCACAATAGTAGTTAGTGATATTTCAAATGAAACAAACCGCGCAACCATGCTGTCAATGTCTGGTTTCTCTTCAAAATTTCTCTATATGTTTAGTGCGCCTATAGTTGGTTTAAGTTTTGCAAGTAACAAGCCAGAATATAGTTGGCTAGGGTTCGCAATAATTATATTTATTAGCGTTTTAATGATAAGTAAAATTTGGAAAAAATATTCTATATAA
- a CDS encoding leucine--tRNA ligase gives MSETESKISISAEPKFRYSAKLANDIELKWQKYWEESDAFYSPNPSGELANTNPEINRHAEIKPKMFIMDMFPYPSGAGLHVGHPLGFIATDVYSRFKRMTGFNVLYTMGMDAFGLPAEQYAIATNTHPRITTETNIANMNRQLGRIGLSHDKRRAVSTIDPNYFKWTQSIFLTIYNSYMDEKTNKAAPIEKLISEYENGTRNVEGASFSDLSKKEKTKIIDGFRLAYLADSIVNWCPGLGTVLANEEVTAEGKSERGNFDVFKKPMKQWMMRITKYADRLIEDLDFIDWPESLKLMQRNWIGKSKGAILSFDVKDSNEKIEVFTTRTDTIFSAAFIVLAPENPLVQQITTPEQKNSVEAYIKESSAKNDIERTAQDKEKTGVFTGAHVINPANDEVIPIWIGDFVLANYGTGAVFGDIHDERDFEFLKKFDIPACIAIIPEDEEEAKKVIAKEYPFTGNGILVDSGEFSGMKSDIALPEMVAWLAEKGHAKVTTNYRLRDWLFSRQRYWGEPFPIVYDKEGIAHDIPTSMLPLELPLLENFAPESSDDPDAKPKPPLGRVSDWVNVELDLGRGEGLQKYTRETNTMPNWAGSCWYYLRYCDPENQDVLIDPEIEKYWSGIKTNPNKEKSGMVDLYVGGVEHAVLHLLYARFWHKVLFDRGIVSTEEPFAKLFNQGMIQAHAYTDERGVYVEASKVTEFNGQYLYTDDEKGEIEVSREFGKMGKSLKNIVTPDEMCESYGADTLRLYEMFMGPLDMSRPWSTSDVSGVYRFLQRIWRNIVDEETGEIKISDAGVPDELLVIFNKTIDGVRSDFESMSYNVAIAKMFELNNALTKYVADGNDCPREIAQTFALLLAPLAPHFASELYEKLGNDDSLIYADFPVANPQYLVDDVIEIPVQINGKVRSKILVPSNADVDVIESAALENEAIASQLENMIVLKAVVVPGRMCNFVVKPA, from the coding sequence ATGTCAGAAACCGAATCTAAAATATCAATTTCAGCAGAACCTAAATTTCGCTATAGTGCAAAACTAGCGAATGATATAGAGTTGAAATGGCAAAAATATTGGGAAGAATCTGATGCTTTTTATTCACCGAACCCAAGTGGTGAACTAGCCAATACCAATCCCGAAATCAACCGTCACGCTGAAATTAAACCAAAAATGTTTATTATGGATATGTTCCCTTATCCATCGGGGGCAGGTCTTCATGTTGGTCACCCTTTAGGTTTTATTGCTACTGATGTATACTCTCGCTTTAAACGTATGACGGGTTTTAACGTTCTTTACACTATGGGTATGGATGCTTTTGGTCTGCCTGCTGAACAGTATGCAATAGCAACTAATACTCATCCACGTATTACAACTGAAACCAATATTGCAAATATGAATCGCCAGCTTGGTCGAATAGGTTTGAGTCACGATAAGCGTCGGGCGGTATCTACTATTGATCCTAATTATTTTAAATGGACACAAAGTATTTTCTTAACTATTTATAACTCATATATGGATGAGAAAACAAACAAAGCTGCACCGATAGAGAAGTTAATTTCTGAATATGAAAATGGAACTCGTAATGTTGAGGGCGCAAGTTTTAGCGATCTTTCTAAAAAAGAAAAAACAAAAATTATTGATGGTTTTAGGCTTGCTTATTTAGCCGACTCTATTGTCAATTGGTGTCCTGGACTAGGAACTGTTTTAGCTAATGAGGAAGTTACTGCTGAAGGAAAATCTGAACGGGGCAATTTTGATGTTTTCAAAAAGCCAATGAAACAATGGATGATGCGTATAACTAAATATGCAGATCGACTCATTGAGGATCTTGATTTTATTGATTGGCCAGAATCTTTAAAACTAATGCAACGCAATTGGATAGGAAAATCTAAAGGTGCGATTTTAAGTTTCGATGTGAAAGATTCGAACGAAAAAATTGAAGTTTTTACCACACGTACAGACACTATTTTTTCAGCAGCTTTTATAGTTTTAGCTCCAGAGAATCCCTTGGTACAACAAATTACTACCCCTGAACAAAAAAACTCCGTTGAAGCATATATCAAAGAGTCTTCTGCTAAAAATGATATTGAACGTACTGCTCAAGACAAAGAGAAGACCGGTGTTTTTACTGGTGCGCATGTTATTAATCCTGCAAATGATGAAGTGATTCCCATTTGGATAGGTGATTTCGTTCTAGCTAATTATGGAACTGGTGCGGTATTTGGTGATATTCATGATGAGCGTGACTTCGAGTTTTTGAAAAAGTTTGATATTCCAGCATGTATTGCGATAATTCCAGAAGACGAAGAGGAAGCAAAAAAAGTTATTGCAAAAGAATATCCTTTTACGGGAAATGGTATTTTGGTGGATTCTGGTGAATTTTCGGGTATGAAATCTGATATTGCTTTACCCGAGATGGTAGCTTGGCTAGCCGAAAAAGGTCATGCCAAAGTGACAACAAATTATCGTCTTCGTGATTGGCTATTTTCGCGCCAACGTTATTGGGGTGAACCTTTCCCTATTGTTTATGACAAAGAAGGTATTGCACATGATATTCCTACTTCAATGTTGCCTTTAGAACTTCCTTTATTGGAAAACTTTGCTCCTGAATCTAGTGATGATCCAGATGCAAAACCTAAACCTCCCTTAGGCAGGGTTTCTGATTGGGTTAATGTCGAACTCGATTTGGGTAGGGGAGAAGGTCTACAAAAATATACGCGCGAAACAAATACTATGCCTAATTGGGCTGGTTCATGTTGGTATTATTTACGTTATTGTGACCCAGAAAATCAAGACGTACTTATTGATCCTGAGATTGAAAAATATTGGTCCGGTATAAAAACTAATCCTAATAAAGAAAAATCAGGTATGGTTGATTTATATGTTGGTGGGGTAGAACATGCTGTGCTTCACCTTTTATATGCGCGTTTTTGGCATAAAGTTTTATTTGATCGAGGTATTGTTTCTACCGAAGAGCCTTTCGCAAAACTTTTTAACCAAGGAATGATTCAGGCTCACGCTTACACTGATGAGCGTGGCGTATATGTTGAGGCGAGCAAAGTTACCGAATTTAATGGTCAGTATTTATATACTGATGATGAAAAGGGTGAGATAGAAGTAAGTCGTGAGTTCGGCAAAATGGGTAAGTCACTAAAAAATATTGTGACACCTGATGAAATGTGTGAGAGTTATGGAGCAGATACATTACGTCTTTACGAAATGTTTATGGGTCCACTTGATATGAGTCGCCCATGGTCTACTTCTGATGTGAGCGGTGTTTATCGTTTCTTGCAACGTATTTGGAGGAATATTGTTGATGAGGAAACTGGCGAGATTAAAATTAGCGATGCTGGCGTTCCTGATGAATTATTAGTAATTTTTAATAAAACTATTGATGGTGTTCGTAGTGATTTTGAATCTATGAGTTATAACGTTGCTATTGCGAAAATGTTTGAACTTAATAATGCTTTAACTAAATATGTTGCTGATGGTAACGACTGTCCTCGCGAAATCGCACAGACTTTTGCTTTATTGTTAGCACCTTTGGCGCCACATTTTGCAAGTGAGCTTTACGAAAAATTAGGCAACGATGATTCTTTGATTTATGCTGACTTTCCTGTTGCTAATCCTCAATATTTGGTCGATGACGTGATTGAAATTCCTGTACAGATCAATGGCAAGGTGCGTTCTAAGATTCTTGTTCCTAGCAATGCTGACGTTGATGTTATTGAATCCGCTGCACTCGAAAATGAGGCTATTGCATCACAATTAGAGAATATGATTGTTCTCAAGGCAGTTGTTGTTCCTGGGCGTATGTGTAATTTTGTTGTGAAGCCTGCTTAA
- a CDS encoding helix-hairpin-helix domain-containing protein — MGLHHDFFDDEDDGENKIANRPLVSLDFYERIKAFTERTEIKIAIGIVIAALIVGYFFGDIFGSNDLKSNTPASAQSNNASQSFPSTTVTTIKSSKIKVYITGEIQKPGVYEMENNSRLTDLFQLAGNITINADLNQCNLASFIVDGMKIVVPAKGETLTTCGQTPSQGQTSTGESSVLNNTGGSATTGGLINLNSASQSELESLPGVGPSYAKSILDYRSTKGGFKSINDLKNVKGIGDKRFEDLKDLVTI; from the coding sequence ATGGGATTGCATCACGATTTTTTTGATGATGAAGATGATGGCGAGAATAAAATAGCTAATCGCCCGTTAGTGTCGTTAGATTTTTATGAAAGAATCAAAGCATTCACAGAACGTACAGAAATAAAAATAGCTATTGGAATAGTTATTGCAGCGCTTATAGTTGGATATTTCTTTGGAGATATATTTGGCTCGAATGATCTTAAATCAAATACTCCAGCTAGTGCACAAAGCAATAATGCTTCACAAAGCTTTCCAAGTACAACAGTTACAACGATAAAATCTAGCAAAATTAAAGTATATATAACTGGTGAAATACAAAAACCTGGCGTATACGAAATGGAAAATAATTCACGTCTTACTGATTTATTTCAACTAGCAGGGAACATAACAATAAATGCAGATTTAAACCAATGTAATCTCGCAAGCTTTATAGTTGACGGAATGAAAATAGTAGTTCCAGCAAAAGGTGAAACTCTAACAACTTGTGGGCAAACTCCATCTCAGGGTCAGACAAGCACAGGTGAATCATCGGTGTTAAACAATACTGGTGGCTCAGCTACAACTGGTGGTCTAATCAACTTAAATTCAGCATCACAAAGCGAACTCGAATCATTGCCTGGGGTTGGTCCTAGCTACGCGAAATCAATACTTGATTACCGCAGTACAAAAGGTGGATTCAAATCTATTAACGACCTAAAAAACGTGAAAGGTATTGGAGATAAACGTTTTGAAGATCTAAAAGATCTAGTAACTATATAA